The Mycobacterium sp. EPa45 genomic interval AACAAGGGTCCCTACATCACCGACGCTGTCCTCCTGCTCGACGACGTCCTGGGACGAATGGCCGGCCACGAGCACAAGAAGAGTCCGTTGCTACGCAGTCTGCACTCGTGGCGAGCCGCCGACTGACCTAGGCGGGGTCGCGCCCGAGCTGGTGGGCCAGCGCCTCCTCGACCCGCGGATGCCGGAAGCGATGGCCCAGCTCCTGCAGCTTGGCCGGCAGGACTCGCTGGTCAGCTTCGGCCAACTCCTGCGCGCCCTGCTTGCCGAGCAGCACCCGGGGGCCGAACGATGGCACCGGCAACACTGCGGGCCGATGCAGGGTGCTCGCCAGCGCCGTGGTATATGCCTTGTTGCGCACCGGGTTTGGCGCGACAGCGTTGACCGGACCGGTCAGCCTGTCGTCGTATAGGGCGCGGTAGTAGATGTCGAGCAGGTCGTCGATGCCGATCCAGGACAACCATTGCTCGCCGCTGCCCAGCCGACCGCCGAGGCCCGCCGCGAACAGCGGGCGCATCAGCCGCAACGTCCCGCCACGGGCGGCTTGCACAATGCCGGTCCGCACGGCGACCGTCCGCACCCCGGCCCGAGCGGCGGGCTCGGTGGCTGCCTCCCAGTCGGCGACCACGTCAGCGAGGAAACCGTCTCCTCGGGCGCTGCCCTCGGACAGCTCGGTGTCGCCGCGGTCATAGCCGTAGATTCCGATCGCCGACGCGCTGACGAAGCTGCGCACGCCGGCCGTCGCCGCCAGCTCGGCCAGCCGTCGGGTCGGTTCGATGCGGGAATCGCGAATCGACCTGCGATGGGCGTCGGTGAACCGCCCAGCGATCGACGCGCCCGCAAGGTGGACGACGGCATCGACTCCCTCGAGTAGGTCGGCAGCGGGATCGCTTGGCTCCCAACGTCGTTCATCGGGCCGGGCCGGATCACTGCGCACCAGCCGAACCACCCGGTGCCCGCCGGTGGTCAGCAGCGCGGTCAAGGCACTGCCGACCAGGCCGGACGAACCGGTGATCGCGACGGCCAGCGTGCCCGCGCCCGCCCGTGCGGCGTCTCGGTGGACCGCCAAGTCGTCGGCGAGCTGCCGGTGCCGGTAGACGAATGTGGACCGCAGCGCGGCGCCGGGCACCGTGGTGTCCACCTCGTCGTGAACCTCGGTGGTGTCGTCGCCCGTGTCGTTGAACCGGTGGGTGTGCCGCCACCACCCGATGATGCGCGGCGGCAATGTCATCAGCCCGTCCGAGGACAGCACGTCAACGAACTGGTTCGGCGGGTCGTAGCCGGCCGGGTCGTGCTGCGCGATCCAGCGCAGGCCGCCCGGGAGGCCGAGGACCGCGCGCCCGTCGGCCAGTGACTCGGTCTCGGCCACGGCGTGCATCGGCTGCCACGGCGGAATGAGCCGACGCATCGCGCCGGGGCGGGTGTGCCAGGCGAAGACCTCACCGATCGGATGGTCGACGACGCTCGAGTAGCGGATGCCCATGGTGTCCCTTGTACCCGTGCGGGCAACGAATTCAATGACTGCCCCGCGGGCGTCACGAAAAGGTCAGCGTGAGCCTGACTCGCCGGATTTCTGTTCTTCGGGCTCTTCCGCGACCGGTTTGGCGTCACCCTCCGGCTCCGCGGCGTCGTCGCCGGCCTTTTCGGCGTCCTCGGCCGTCTTGGCCTCGGAGGCCGGGGCGTCGTCCTCGGGATAGTCGGCGTCGAACGTCGAGTACGTGGCGTCGACGCTCTCATCGGTCTCCGAGTACGCGGTGGTCTCGGCGGTCGCCGAGGACTCCACAGGCTCCTCGGCCGGTGCCACCGGCGCCGCCTCGCCGACGCGGCGGTGCTGGCGCTCCCGGATCGCGTCGACGATGAGCAGGATCACTCCGATCACGCTGGCCGCGATGCATACCCACGCGACCAGCTCATTGCTGGTGACGACAGCTGTGACCAGGGCCGCGAGGCCGATCACCGCCAGAACCAGCGCAACGATCAGCAT includes:
- a CDS encoding TIGR01777 family oxidoreductase translates to MGIRYSSVVDHPIGEVFAWHTRPGAMRRLIPPWQPMHAVAETESLADGRAVLGLPGGLRWIAQHDPAGYDPPNQFVDVLSSDGLMTLPPRIIGWWRHTHRFNDTGDDTTEVHDEVDTTVPGAALRSTFVYRHRQLADDLAVHRDAARAGAGTLAVAITGSSGLVGSALTALLTTGGHRVVRLVRSDPARPDERRWEPSDPAADLLEGVDAVVHLAGASIAGRFTDAHRRSIRDSRIEPTRRLAELAATAGVRSFVSASAIGIYGYDRGDTELSEGSARGDGFLADVVADWEAATEPAARAGVRTVAVRTGIVQAARGGTLRLMRPLFAAGLGGRLGSGEQWLSWIGIDDLLDIYYRALYDDRLTGPVNAVAPNPVRNKAYTTALASTLHRPAVLPVPSFGPRVLLGKQGAQELAEADQRVLPAKLQELGHRFRHPRVEEALAHQLGRDPA
- a CDS encoding DUF308 domain-containing protein; this encodes MLIVALVLAVIGLAALVTAVVTSNELVAWVCIAASVIGVILLIVDAIRERQHRRVGEAAPVAPAEEPVESSATAETTAYSETDESVDATYSTFDADYPEDDAPASEAKTAEDAEKAGDDAAEPEGDAKPVAEEPEEQKSGESGSR